The following proteins come from a genomic window of Anopheles ziemanni chromosome 3, idAnoZiCoDA_A2_x.2, whole genome shotgun sequence:
- the LOC131288138 gene encoding N-acetylgalactosaminyltransferase 6-like, which produces MRRNLRTLIKYVFVSGGVLLFLTLIIRSFSVDNKQPSLNGLFGQAESLIQHAREGSFFNEPAKNVLQKRIDWHNYELIHEEAKRVGIGEQGKAGHLSEKEAEMKDKLFKKNGFNAVLSDLISLNRSLPDIRHRGCRKKQYLSELPTVSVVVPFYNEHWSTLLRTAASVLLRSPSELIAEVILVDDCSTKEFLKDQLDQFVAENMPKVKIVRLPERSGLITARLAGAKVATADVLIFLDSHTEANVNWLPPLLEPIAEDYRTCVCPFIDVIDWDNFEYRAQDEGARGAFDWKFFYKRLPLLPKDLQNPTEPFESPVMAGGLFAISAKFFWELGGYDEGLDIWGGEQYELSFKIWQCGGRMYDAPCSRVGHIYRGYAPFGNPRKKDFLTRNYKRVAEVWMDEYKEYLYMRDRKKYENTDVGDISKQLAIREKLQCKPFKWFMTHVAFDLVEKYPPIEPPDFANGAIQSVPHPALCVDTLNNGEKGTIGLYSCAEDKKQPQSNQFFQLSWHRDLRIKFGEMCWDVSESVPNAKILLYHCHGGQGNQLWRYEPDSQMLKQGKNNRCLDMDPTTRAVFVNPCDGANPRQKWRWGFVNATSIAQWDTYGAKVIE; this is translated from the coding sequence ATGAGGCGAAACCTGCGTACCCTGATCAAGTACGTGTTTGTATCTGGAGGCGTGCTGCTGTTTCTAACCCTCATCATACGCTCGTTCTCGGTGGACAACAAACAGCCATCTTTGAATGGTTTGTTCGGTCAGGCCGAATCCTTGATACAACACGCCCGAGAAGGATCGTTCTTCAACGAACCGGCGAAAAATGTCCTGCAGAAGCGGATCGATTGGCATAACTATGAGCTCATCCACGAGGAGGCCAAACGGGTCGGCATCGGCGAGCAGGGAAAGGCGGGCCATTTAAGTGAGAAAGAGGCGGAAATGAAGGACAAGCTGTTTAAGAAGAACGGTTTCAACGCGGTGCTGAGCGACCTGATTTCGCTCAATCGCTCTTTGCCGGACATCCGGCACCGTGGTTGCCGCAAAAAGCAGTACCTCAGTGAGCTGCCGACGGTGAGCGTGGTGGTGCCGTTTTACAACGAACACTGGAGCACGCTGCTCCGAACGGCGGCCAGTGTCCTCCTCCGGTCACCCTCGGAACTGATCGCGGAAGTCATACTCGTCGATGACTGCAGCACGAAGGAGTTTCTGAAGGACCAGCTGGATCAGTTTGTGGCGGAAAACATGCCCAAGGTGAAGATAGTACGGTTGCCGGAAAGGTCCGGGCTGATCACTGCCAGACTCGCGGGTGCCAAGGTGGCCACGGCCGATGTGTTGATATTTCTTGATTCACACACGGAAGCGAACGTTAACTGGCTGCCCCCGTTGCTTGAGCCGATCGCTGAGGACTACCGTACGTGCGTTTGCCCCTTCATCGACGTAATCGATTGGGACAATTTTGAGTACCGAGCGCAGGATGAAGGTGCTCGGGGGGCCTTCGATTGGAAGTTCTTTTACAAGCGACTCCCGCTGCTGCCAAAGGATCTTCAGAACCCCACGGAGCCGTTCGAGAGTCCGGTGATGGCGGGCGGGTTGTTTGCCATCAGCGCAAAGTTTTTCTGGGAACTCGGAGGGTACGACGAGGGACTGGACATCTGGGGCGGTGAGCAATACGAGCTGAGCTTTAAGATCTGGCAGTGTGGCGGTAGGATGTACGATGCACCGTGTTCCCGCGTCGGCCACATCTACCGAGGTTACGCACCGTTCGGTAATCCGCGCAAGAAAGACTTCCTCACGCGAAACTACAAACGTGTCGCCGAGGTGTGGATGGACGAGTACAAGGAGTATCTGTACATGCGCGATCGGAAGAAGTACGAAAACACGGACGTGGGTGACATCTCGAAGCAGCTGGCCATCCGGGAGAAGCTGCAGTGCAAACCGTTCAAGTGGTTCATGACGCACGTTGCGTTCGATCTGGTCGAAAAGTATCCCCCGATCGAGCCGCCCGATTTCGCCAACGGTGCCATCCAGAGTGTGCCCCATCCGGCCCTTTGCGTGGACACGCTCAACAACGGCGAGAAGGGTACGATCGGGCTGTACTCGTGCGCGGAAGACAAGAAGCAGCCGCAATCGAACCAGTTCTTCCAGCTCTCCTGGCACCGCGATCTGCGCATCAAGTTCGGCGAGATGTGCTGGGATGTGTCGGAGAGTGTACCGAATGCGAAGATTCTGCTCTACCACTGTCACGGCGGTCAGGGCAATCAGTTGTGGCGGTACGAGCCGGACAGTCAGATGCTGAAGCAGGGAAAGAACAATCGCTGCCTGGACATGGACCCGACCACCCGGGCGGTGTTTGTGAACCCGTGCGATGGGGCCAATCCGCGTCAAAAGTGGCGCTGGGGTTTCGTGAACGCGACCTCCATCGCCCAGTGGGACACGTACGGAGCGAAGGTGATTGAATGA
- the LOC131285896 gene encoding mpv17-like protein 2, giving the protein MLSRALVCRGFFYGQQRSLAKAPWLRVAFSSKAPSSDHNKIERIWRLLFGRYLLVTNTVSSGVLMMLGDIAAQEIEMRRDHTAPSTGYDWRRVFNMTLVGISQGPLHHYLYKWMDVLLPGASVRTVFKKIGIDQFVISPIFIITYLYSAGLLEGASVRDCTDELRHKYWTIYMADWLVWPPTQFINFYLLSPKYRVLYINGITMLYNVFLCYIKHNDDLVSLITGGDGGTEGKDKKTAKDS; this is encoded by the exons ATGCTTTCGCGTGCGCTCGTTTGTCGTGGTTTCTTCTATGGTCAGCAACGGTCATTGGCAAAAGCTCCATGGCTTCGAGTGGCCTTTAGCAGTAAGGCTCCATCGTCAGACCATAATAAAATAGAGCGCATCTGGAGGCTACTGTTCGGGCGCTATCTCCTCGTGACCAACACCGTCAGTTCCGGGGTGCTGATGATGCTTGGAGACATTGCGGCGCAGGAGATTGAGATGCGACGGGATCATACGGCACCTTCTACCGGATACGACTGGCGGAGAGTTT ttaACATGACACTCGTTGGAATTTCACAAGGCCCATTGCATCATTACCTGTACAAGTGGATGGACGTTCTGCTGCCCGGGGCAAGCGTGCGCACGGTGTTTAAGAAGATTGGCATCGATCAGTTCGTTATCTCGCCGATCTTCATCATAACCTACCTCTACAGTGCCGGCTTGCTCGAGGGCGCCTCCGTCCGCGACTGCACCGACGAACTGAGGCACAAATACTGGACGATCTACATGGCCGACTGGCTCGTGTGGCCACCGACGCAGTTCATCAACTTTTACCTTCTCAGTCCCAAGTATCGTGTGCTGTACATCAACGGCATCACCATGCTGTACAATGTGTTCCTTTGCTACATTAAGCATAACGACGATTTGGTTTCACTCATCACCGGCGGTGATGGCGGAACCGAGGGAAAGGACAAAAAGACGGCCAAAGATTCGTGA
- the LOC131287930 gene encoding leucine-rich repeat neuronal protein 3-like, which translates to MPYVEEASKNGSPSTLTSKLCTNCTCDADTGTFDCTSKQLGPNTYSAEAWQSLNGTGFVAKRLLLVSTGLKHVTSFPPMNVTMLDLSHNEIVTIEASCFINLTELEILDLSHNLLTTEALTPEIFEGHYSPITFEPLEKLRVLRLGANQLHSLNADLFEHLPALQELSLELNTFKVIDHQSEVAIAGIAGLVSLDLSYMELEAIPKYLLHTPRSLRYLNLTGNLLKEVPEALNYAVGLQWLSLDENPIPAIVLGNEFPKLKNLTYLSLSYMTELKMIGRGAFRGLESLEEIHITNNPHLSYLHGQAFVRNDTDNPERFDWPPVKRFFMHNNNISYLDAQLLVQWDSMEVVDIRVNPWACDCSNRWLLLTLLPIIERTTPAILNNIECSSPKQMAGQSMVDLEHKHFHMRCPDGAGNNPSNDGALLMGLLIGVLIAIPFTAAIWCVYRRGCFGLFGRSSPAAYSRAFYSRTTLNEEF; encoded by the exons ATGCCATACGTAGAGGAGGCTTCAAAAAATGGAAGTCCATCGACGCTGACGTCGAAGCTTTGCACAAACTGCACGTGCGACGCTGACACCGGAACGTTCGATTGCACCAGCAAGCAGCTCGGCCCGAACACGTATTCCGCCGAAGCCTGGCAGTCGCTGAACGGGACCGGATTCGTCGCCAAACGGCTCCTGCTGGTATCGACCGGACTGAAGCATGTGACCAGCTTCCCGCCGATGAACGTGACGATGCTCGACCTGAGCCATAACGAAATCGTTACGATCGAAGCAAGCTGCTTCATCAATCTCACCGAGCTGGAGATTCTCGATCTGTCGCACAATCTCCTCACGACCGAAGCCCTCACGCCGGAGATCTTCGAGGGGCACTACTCGCCCATCACGTTCGAGCCGCTGGAGAAACTGCGCGTCCTGCGGCTCGGTGCCAATCAGCTGCATTCGCTCAATGCGGACCTGTTCGAGCACCTGCCGGCACTGCAGGAGCTCAGCCTCGAGCTGAACACGTTCAAGGTGATCGACCACCAGTCGGAGGTGGCCATTGCCGGCATCGCCGGGCTGGTCAGCCTGGACTTGAGCTACATGGAGCTGGAGGCGATCCCGAAGTACTTACTGCACACGCCGCGCAGCCTTCGGTACCTTAATCTGACCGGCAATCTGCTGAAAGAGGTTCCCGAAGCCCTTAACTACGCCGTCGGTCTCCAATGGCTCAGCTTGGACGAGAACCCCATTCCTGCGATCGTGTTGGGCAA cgAGTTTCCAAAACTCAAAAACCTTACCTACCTAAGCCTCTCCTATATGACCGAGCTGAAGATGATCGGACGCGGGGCGTTCCGCGGGCTCGAGTCGCTGGAGGAGATCCACATTACCAACAATCCGCACCTGAGCTACCTCCACGGGCAGGCGTTCGTGCGCAACGACACCGACAACCCGGAGCGGTTCGATTGGCCGCCGGTGAAGCGATTTTTCatgcacaacaacaacatctccTACCTCGACGCCCAGCTGCTTGTCCAGTGGGACTCGATGGAGGTGGTTGACATTCGCGTCAATCCGTGGGCATGCGATTGCTCCAACCGCTGGCTGCTGCTCACGTTGCTTCCCATCATCGAGCGTACGACGCCGGCCATCCTGAACAATATCGA ATGCTCGAGTCCGAAGCAGATGGCGGGCCAGTCGATGGTCGACTTGGAACACAAACATTTCCACATGCGGTGCCCGGATGGGGCCGGAAACAACCCGTCGAACGATGGGGCCCTGCTGATGGGACTTCTCATCGGTGTACTGATTGCCATTCCCTTCACAGCGGCCATTTGGTGCGTGTACCGGCGCGGTTGCTTTGGTCTTTTCGGCCGGTCCAGCCCAGCGGCCTATTCGCGCGCCTTCTACAGTCGAACCACGCTCAATGAGGAGTTCTAA